From Thermotoga sp. Ku-13t, the proteins below share one genomic window:
- the malE gene encoding maltose/maltodextrin ABC transporter substrate-binding protein MalE — translation MRKFLIVVLVLMAFLVFAQAKLTIWCSEKQVDILQRLGEEFKAKYGVTVEVQYVNFSDIKPKFLTAAPEGQGADIIVGAHDWVGELVANGLLEPIPNFQELSQFFSSGLSAFSYGGRLYGLPYALEAIALIYNKDYVSEPPKIVEEMIKLAKQIDQEFAGEVRGLIFPATTFYYVVPFIFGYGGYVFKDTPTGLDVKDIGLANEGAIKAAKLLKRLVDEKVIDPADNYQIMDSMFKEGKAAMIINGPWAIKDYRDAGIDYGVALIPEPEPGVVARPFVGVQGFMVNSKSPNKLLAMEFLTNFIAKKDTMYKLYLADPRLPARKDVLDLVNDNPDVVAFTLSAGNGIPMPNVPQMGFVWGAMDDALNIIVNGKATPEEAMKNAVERIKAQIQ, via the coding sequence GTGAGAAAGTTCTTGATCGTGGTGCTGGTTCTCATGGCGTTCTTGGTCTTCGCACAGGCGAAACTGACCATATGGTGCTCGGAAAAGCAGGTCGACATACTCCAGAGGCTCGGCGAAGAATTCAAAGCGAAATACGGCGTCACGGTGGAAGTTCAGTACGTCAACTTTTCGGACATCAAGCCGAAGTTCTTGACGGCCGCACCTGAAGGTCAGGGCGCAGACATCATCGTCGGTGCACACGACTGGGTTGGTGAACTCGTTGCCAACGGATTGCTCGAGCCGATTCCGAATTTCCAGGAGCTGTCGCAGTTCTTCTCGAGCGGTTTGAGCGCTTTCTCTTACGGTGGAAGGCTCTATGGTCTTCCGTACGCGCTCGAAGCCATCGCTCTGATCTACAACAAAGATTACGTGTCTGAGCCGCCAAAGATTGTCGAGGAAATGATCAAGCTCGCGAAACAGATCGATCAGGAATTTGCCGGTGAAGTGAGAGGGCTCATCTTCCCAGCGACGACGTTCTACTACGTGGTACCGTTCATATTCGGTTACGGTGGATACGTCTTCAAGGACACGCCGACCGGGCTCGATGTCAAAGACATAGGGCTCGCGAACGAAGGAGCCATAAAAGCTGCCAAACTTCTCAAACGTTTGGTGGACGAGAAGGTCATAGATCCCGCGGATAACTACCAGATTATGGATTCGATGTTCAAAGAAGGCAAGGCTGCGATGATAATCAACGGACCATGGGCGATCAAAGACTACAGAGATGCCGGTATCGATTATGGAGTCGCTCTGATACCTGAACCTGAACCAGGCGTCGTGGCCAGACCGTTCGTCGGAGTCCAGGGCTTCATGGTCAATTCAAAGTCACCTAACAAACTGCTGGCAATGGAGTTCCTGACCAACTTCATCGCCAAGAAGGACACCATGTACAAGCTGTATCTGGCAGATCCAAGGCTTCCCGCTAGGAAAGACGTGCTGGATCTTGTCAATGACAATCCCGATGTGGTCGCGTTCACTCTGAGCGCGGGCAACGGCATACCCATGCCGAACGTGCCGCAGATGGGATTCGTCTGGGGTGCGATGGATGATGCCCTGAACATTATAGTCAACGGTAAGGCCACTCCAGAGGAAGCCATGAAGAACGCCGTCGAAAGGATCAAAGCTCAGATTCAATGA
- a CDS encoding methyl-accepting chemotaxis protein, with product MRSIRGKQLLWTLPVLAAPLSFLIIFSAFVVRDTIYTERKMKQKHVVETAYSIVNYYYNLVSTGTMSESEAKEAAKKAVKALRYETVEYFWINDDTLPYPKMIMHATNPALDGQVLSDQKYNCATLMETLSGKVTKTDGKKNLFQAMVEVANADVNGGFVQYLWPKPKPDGTLTQESYPKLSFVKKFQPWGWIIGSGVYIDDIHNTFMARFISLSIVGIVAIAAIIVVMLLFSRSLSNPIKHLSQKVLEFGKGDLTVRFEAKGKDEVAQMAQALNQMADTLKESMKIINESSTQVNDSAQSLASTAQELSASSEELASQMEEVNRSAQNASASIEEATSGIEEVAASAQNVSKAAQMLSERSNQVNEAAKEGERAIKNIVEMIKRARDKVEQTAMVVGQ from the coding sequence TTGAGAAGCATCAGAGGCAAACAGTTGTTGTGGACTTTACCAGTTCTAGCCGCACCCTTGAGTTTTCTGATAATCTTTTCGGCTTTTGTCGTTCGGGACACCATTTACACAGAGAGGAAAATGAAGCAGAAGCACGTTGTGGAAACGGCTTACTCCATTGTTAACTACTATTACAACCTCGTGAGTACTGGCACCATGAGTGAGTCTGAGGCAAAGGAAGCCGCGAAAAAAGCCGTGAAAGCTTTGAGGTATGAAACTGTTGAATATTTCTGGATAAACGATGACACACTTCCATATCCCAAGATGATCATGCATGCGACCAACCCGGCTTTGGATGGCCAAGTCCTCAGCGACCAGAAATACAATTGCGCCACGCTAATGGAGACTCTAAGTGGAAAAGTTACCAAAACAGATGGAAAGAAAAACCTTTTCCAAGCGATGGTTGAGGTTGCAAACGCCGACGTGAACGGTGGATTCGTTCAGTACCTCTGGCCGAAACCCAAACCCGATGGTACCCTGACTCAGGAAAGCTATCCTAAGCTGTCTTTCGTGAAAAAGTTTCAACCTTGGGGTTGGATCATAGGCAGTGGAGTATATATAGACGATATCCACAATACCTTCATGGCGAGATTTATCAGTTTGTCCATCGTTGGGATTGTGGCCATTGCAGCCATTATCGTTGTAATGCTACTCTTCAGTAGATCTCTCTCAAATCCCATCAAACATCTTTCGCAGAAAGTGCTCGAATTTGGCAAAGGAGACCTCACGGTCAGATTCGAAGCGAAAGGCAAAGACGAAGTTGCACAGATGGCTCAGGCACTCAATCAGATGGCAGATACGCTGAAAGAATCCATGAAGATCATAAACGAATCTTCCACGCAGGTTAACGATTCAGCTCAAAGCCTTGCAAGCACTGCACAGGAATTGAGCGCTTCCTCAGAAGAGCTTGCATCGCAGATGGAAGAAGTCAACAGATCTGCCCAGAACGCATCTGCTTCGATAGAAGAAGCCACCAGTGGCATAGAAGAAGTAGCAGCGAGTGCACAGAACGTATCGAAAGCTGCCCAGATGCTTTCTGAAAGATCCAATCAGGTGAACGAAGCTGCGAAAGAAGGAGAGAGGGCGATAAAGAACATAGTTGAGATGATAAAGCGTGCGAGGGACAAAGTTGAACAGACGGCGATGGTTGTGGGGCAG
- a CDS encoding glycosyl hydrolase 53 family protein, which translates to MKGMWKVGVIALMLSTLIFASEKPFILGVDVSMLYEIERLGGRFYENGVERDCLEILKDHNVNWIRLRIWNDPTDESGNPLGGGNCNHENMAELAIRAKRLGMKVLIDFHYSDWWADPGKQNKPKAWQDLHGEELKKALYDYTKFVLEYMKQKGILVDMVQVGNELNNGFLWPDGQISGPEGFDSFAELLRSAIKAVRDFDANIPIVVHLAEGGNNSLFRWFFDALVERNVDFDIIGVSYYPYWHGTLEELSYNLNDIARRYNKDVLIVETAYAWTLQDADGHPNIFGDENLQWTAGYVASVRGQTSFLRDLIKVLKQVPDSRGLGLFYWEGAWIVVKGAGWKTNEGNPWENQALFDFHGNALETLNVFRNYDVLLEEQAEPVRAFPLVLNVVATEEVQLPERVKVLFSDDSIRSSLVIWQVKLEELKQVGEHRITGKLVGFDTPVEATVIVKEPTNHLLNWSFETGAFEPWQVEGDRQAVKVVRASPPQNAHHGAYAVNYWLDKPFEFEMYQIVHDLPEGTYRLSVWIQGSGGDDVELSISEHGGEKVSVRIENTGWLQWNHPVIHVRITTGTARVSLHVKGKAGNWAWVDEFELIKVK; encoded by the coding sequence ATGAAGGGCATGTGGAAGGTGGGTGTGATCGCTTTGATGCTTTCAACTCTGATTTTTGCGTCTGAAAAACCTTTCATTCTCGGTGTGGACGTTTCTATGCTTTACGAGATCGAAAGGCTGGGTGGACGTTTCTACGAAAACGGTGTCGAAAGAGATTGTCTCGAGATATTGAAAGATCACAACGTGAACTGGATCAGACTCAGGATCTGGAACGATCCGACCGACGAATCTGGAAATCCCCTGGGCGGAGGTAATTGCAACCACGAGAACATGGCTGAGCTGGCGATCCGGGCGAAGAGGCTCGGCATGAAGGTCCTGATCGATTTTCACTACAGCGACTGGTGGGCCGACCCGGGTAAACAGAACAAACCGAAGGCGTGGCAAGACCTTCACGGTGAAGAACTGAAGAAGGCGCTTTACGACTACACGAAGTTCGTGCTCGAGTACATGAAACAGAAGGGTATCCTTGTGGACATGGTGCAGGTGGGGAACGAGCTGAACAACGGTTTCCTCTGGCCGGATGGTCAGATATCTGGTCCTGAGGGTTTCGACAGCTTTGCCGAGCTGCTTAGAAGTGCCATAAAGGCGGTTCGGGATTTCGATGCGAATATCCCCATCGTTGTGCATCTGGCTGAGGGTGGAAACAATTCACTGTTCAGGTGGTTCTTCGATGCGCTCGTCGAACGAAACGTCGATTTCGACATTATCGGAGTTTCGTACTATCCTTACTGGCACGGCACGCTCGAGGAGCTGAGCTACAATCTGAACGATATCGCCCGCCGCTACAACAAAGACGTGCTGATCGTCGAAACGGCGTACGCCTGGACGTTGCAGGATGCGGACGGTCATCCTAACATTTTCGGCGATGAGAATTTACAGTGGACTGCAGGTTACGTGGCCAGCGTTCGGGGTCAGACGAGCTTTCTCAGAGACCTGATAAAGGTTTTAAAGCAGGTTCCCGACAGTAGGGGTCTGGGTTTGTTCTACTGGGAAGGTGCATGGATTGTCGTGAAAGGTGCGGGCTGGAAAACGAACGAAGGAAATCCCTGGGAGAACCAGGCGTTGTTCGATTTTCATGGAAACGCGCTTGAAACTTTGAACGTTTTCCGCAACTACGACGTTCTGCTCGAAGAACAGGCAGAACCTGTACGAGCCTTCCCACTCGTTTTGAACGTGGTCGCGACCGAGGAGGTTCAGCTTCCTGAAAGAGTTAAAGTACTGTTCTCGGACGATTCCATAAGATCGTCACTTGTGATCTGGCAGGTGAAACTTGAGGAATTGAAACAGGTTGGTGAACACCGCATAACGGGAAAGCTCGTCGGTTTCGATACACCCGTTGAAGCTACAGTGATCGTTAAAGAGCCAACGAACCATCTTCTGAACTGGAGTTTCGAGACCGGCGCTTTCGAACCGTGGCAGGTGGAAGGTGACAGACAGGCCGTTAAGGTTGTGCGTGCTAGCCCGCCGCAGAACGCACACCATGGCGCCTACGCCGTGAACTACTGGCTGGATAAACCCTTCGAGTTCGAGATGTACCAGATCGTGCACGATCTCCCCGAAGGGACGTACAGACTGTCCGTGTGGATTCAGGGTAGTGGTGGGGACGATGTCGAGCTGTCGATCAGTGAGCACGGAGGAGAAAAAGTTTCTGTCAGAATAGAGAACACAGGATGGCTCCAGTGGAACCATCCGGTTATACATGTTCGGATCACGACGGGTACGGCCAGGGTAAGTCTCCACGTGAAAGGTAAAGCCGGGAACTGGGCCTGGGTTGACGAATTCGAGTTGATCAAGGTGAAGTGA
- a CDS encoding ABC transporter permease — MFWNLLKKELREILTVSSLISMIVVAFVYAAIGKSVGSITEEVTKKPTVAVVNLDNGEFSRAVEGAVDAYANVIYRGLDMEEAIEELKKNKGSAVLVVEKDFTERLKSKQQAKIKVISLLMGLGIMDSVPSESFNAFLNALEHQLTSTLLAQYGVENPTFVLDPMKKEEAIMYLGRFMEGVSASQLLSYITNRWIIVSVVIMMLIITSGTTVISSMGLEKENKTLETLLTMPVPRSYILTAKILAATLSGLIMAVIYMIGFSFYMKSFEVPTSASIDMTISATDYVLVGLSIFSTLMCGISMAMLLGLISKDFKSAQTMTFPLVMLALFSMMLTMFKDFSTMSMAMRIVTFVIPFTHAMIAMRNVIFDNYSIVIYGNLYNFILAGVLLAINVKIFNSDRLITGVSIFRKGLKRQITSP, encoded by the coding sequence ATGTTCTGGAACCTTCTGAAGAAAGAATTAAGGGAAATTTTGACGGTATCGAGCCTGATATCAATGATCGTTGTGGCTTTCGTTTATGCAGCCATAGGCAAGAGCGTTGGCAGCATCACTGAAGAAGTTACGAAAAAGCCAACCGTCGCAGTAGTTAACTTAGACAATGGAGAATTCTCGAGGGCCGTCGAAGGGGCTGTGGATGCGTACGCAAATGTGATCTACAGAGGTCTAGACATGGAAGAAGCAATTGAGGAGTTAAAGAAGAACAAAGGTTCCGCCGTGCTCGTTGTGGAGAAAGATTTTACCGAGAGGCTCAAATCAAAACAGCAGGCGAAGATCAAAGTGATCTCGCTCCTGATGGGTTTAGGCATAATGGATTCGGTTCCATCCGAAAGTTTCAACGCCTTTTTGAACGCTCTGGAACATCAGTTGACCTCGACCCTGCTCGCCCAGTACGGCGTGGAGAATCCCACTTTCGTTCTTGATCCGATGAAAAAGGAAGAAGCGATAATGTATCTGGGCAGATTCATGGAAGGAGTGTCAGCATCACAACTCTTGAGTTACATCACAAACAGATGGATCATCGTGTCTGTCGTCATTATGATGCTGATCATCACGTCAGGAACGACCGTGATTTCTTCGATGGGGCTCGAGAAGGAAAACAAGACGCTCGAGACGCTCCTGACAATGCCAGTACCCAGAAGTTACATACTCACGGCGAAGATCCTTGCAGCAACGCTTTCAGGGCTCATCATGGCGGTGATCTATATGATCGGATTCAGCTTTTATATGAAATCCTTCGAAGTACCCACATCAGCTTCGATCGATATGACTATCAGCGCAACAGATTATGTGCTCGTCGGATTGTCCATATTCTCCACTCTGATGTGCGGTATAAGCATGGCCATGCTCCTGGGTCTGATTTCGAAAGACTTCAAAAGTGCACAGACTATGACTTTCCCGCTCGTGATGCTCGCACTCTTCAGCATGATGCTGACCATGTTCAAAGATTTCTCCACCATGTCGATGGCTATGAGAATCGTCACTTTTGTCATTCCTTTCACCCACGCGATGATCGCAATGAGGAACGTGATCTTCGATAATTACTCCATCGTGATCTACGGTAATCTGTACAATTTCATTCTGGCCGGTGTGCTGCTCGCCATCAACGTGAAGATCTTCAACAGTGACAGGCTCATCACCGGAGTCAGCATCTTCAGGAAAGGTTTGAAACGTCAGATCACTTCACCTTGA
- a CDS encoding ABC transporter ATP-binding protein, whose protein sequence is MNVVLEVRDLKKSFGPIQALKGVTFEVQQGEIFGLIGPNGAGKTTTLRIVSTLLKPDAGSVKVFGRDVLREPQEVRKLISYLPEDAGAYRELMGLEYLKFVARFFARTEEEFRKMVDKGTQIANLGDRLRSKVSTYSKGMTRRLLIARALMVNPKLAILDEPTSGLDVLNAREMRNIIKDFVKGGGTVLLSSHNMLEVELLCDRIALISNGQIVEVGKPEELKQKYSASNIEEVFVEVVQ, encoded by the coding sequence ATAAACGTGGTGCTCGAAGTACGAGATCTCAAGAAGAGCTTCGGACCTATCCAAGCACTCAAAGGTGTCACTTTCGAAGTTCAACAAGGAGAGATCTTCGGCCTTATAGGTCCCAACGGTGCAGGGAAGACTACGACCTTGAGGATCGTCTCGACCCTGCTCAAGCCAGACGCAGGCAGCGTGAAGGTTTTCGGCCGCGACGTGCTGAGAGAGCCACAGGAAGTTCGAAAGCTGATCAGCTACCTGCCAGAAGACGCAGGTGCGTACAGAGAACTGATGGGGCTGGAATATCTGAAATTCGTGGCACGTTTTTTCGCCAGGACTGAAGAGGAATTTCGAAAGATGGTAGACAAAGGTACCCAAATCGCAAACCTTGGTGACAGGCTGCGTTCGAAGGTGTCGACTTACAGCAAGGGCATGACACGAAGACTTTTGATCGCTCGAGCCTTGATGGTGAATCCGAAGCTCGCCATCCTCGATGAGCCCACCTCTGGCCTGGACGTGCTGAACGCAAGAGAGATGAGAAACATCATAAAGGATTTCGTCAAAGGAGGGGGAACTGTCCTGTTATCTTCTCACAACATGCTCGAAGTGGAGTTGCTCTGCGACAGGATCGCGTTGATAAGCAACGGGCAAATCGTCGAAGTAGGAAAGCCGGAGGAATTGAAGCAGAAATACTCCGCTTCGAACATTGAAGAGGTGTTCGTGGAGGTGGTCCAATAA
- a CDS encoding ABC transporter permease subunit: MSLCFIGFLNVFFFWIAFFLFSNAYYVLGAFFLGLVLLIDFFIFNPKGYPYRYVAPALVLLTILVIYPIYFTVKTAFTNYGTGHYMSKEEAIERLLYDPVYTYQIEDEAVEYKVFLAYDGLIPIYDDFLLLFKINGEIFVAEKPVPVKRKGREVLLSEAQLLVIESTDYQLVPRSEDLSEIRMIISGEKTYRAFYSPREEFLRLNAPVFKSRIAQFYLQKADFVHPNGNKYALRIDRTGEWSFLRIERLYRLDLTQTMENDRPKTRLVVVNNRTNRPLIEREGSFYDVNEKGEEVYLIGYIDFVGWKNFARVLRDPRIAGPFLKIFAWTFLWALLSVVLSLAVGLPFALVLNDPKLKGRNIYRTLLIIPWAIPVFISALVWRNGLLNESYGVINKFLLPALGLPAIKWMNDPFWARVGVLLVNIWLTYPYMMTISLGALQGIPYELYEAAMIDGAGKMKRFWNITFPLLMTVIAPLLVSSFAFSFNNFTIIYLITGGGPPIPGSTTPTGYTDILISYVYKLAFQAGTGQDFGLAAAISILIFFLVGGISYVNFRFSGVFEEVGR; encoded by the coding sequence TTGAGTCTTTGCTTCATTGGTTTTTTGAACGTCTTCTTTTTCTGGATCGCCTTCTTTCTTTTCAGCAACGCCTATTACGTTCTGGGTGCATTCTTTCTGGGGCTCGTTTTGCTGATCGATTTCTTCATCTTCAATCCGAAAGGTTATCCTTACAGGTACGTTGCTCCGGCGCTGGTTTTGCTCACCATACTGGTCATCTATCCCATCTACTTCACCGTGAAGACGGCCTTCACCAACTACGGGACAGGACACTACATGTCCAAAGAAGAAGCTATAGAAAGGTTGCTGTACGATCCGGTGTATACGTATCAGATCGAGGACGAAGCCGTCGAATACAAAGTCTTCCTCGCCTACGACGGCCTGATACCGATCTACGATGACTTTTTACTTTTGTTCAAGATAAATGGAGAAATCTTCGTAGCGGAAAAGCCCGTACCCGTGAAGAGGAAGGGAAGAGAAGTCCTTTTGAGTGAAGCTCAACTCTTAGTTATTGAGAGTACAGATTATCAGCTCGTTCCGAGGTCTGAGGATCTATCAGAGATCAGGATGATCATTTCTGGAGAAAAAACCTACAGGGCTTTCTACTCGCCGCGCGAAGAATTTCTCAGACTGAACGCACCCGTATTCAAAAGTCGCATCGCGCAGTTTTATCTTCAAAAGGCTGACTTCGTTCATCCGAATGGGAACAAATACGCTCTGAGAATAGATCGAACGGGAGAGTGGAGTTTTCTCAGGATAGAAAGACTTTACAGGCTCGATTTGACTCAAACCATGGAAAACGACAGGCCAAAGACCAGGTTGGTAGTGGTGAACAACAGAACGAACAGGCCGTTGATCGAAAGAGAAGGATCTTTCTACGATGTGAACGAGAAAGGTGAAGAAGTCTATCTGATCGGGTATATAGACTTCGTCGGATGGAAGAACTTCGCGAGGGTCTTGCGAGACCCAAGGATCGCGGGTCCGTTCTTGAAGATCTTCGCCTGGACCTTCCTCTGGGCTCTGTTGAGCGTCGTGTTGTCTCTGGCCGTCGGTCTGCCTTTCGCTCTGGTTCTTAACGATCCGAAGTTGAAAGGGAGAAACATCTACAGAACTCTGCTCATCATCCCGTGGGCGATACCTGTGTTCATATCCGCGCTCGTGTGGAGAAACGGGCTCCTCAACGAAAGTTACGGGGTGATAAACAAGTTCCTCCTCCCAGCGCTCGGGCTTCCTGCAATAAAGTGGATGAACGATCCTTTCTGGGCGAGAGTAGGAGTTTTACTCGTCAACATCTGGCTCACCTATCCTTACATGATGACGATCTCACTCGGTGCGCTGCAGGGCATTCCCTACGAACTGTACGAAGCCGCGATGATCGACGGAGCGGGAAAGATGAAACGCTTCTGGAACATAACCTTCCCGTTGCTCATGACGGTCATCGCACCGCTTTTGGTGAGTAGCTTCGCTTTCAGCTTTAACAACTTCACGATCATTTATCTGATCACAGGCGGAGGTCCACCGATACCCGGTTCAACCACGCCCACGGGTTACACCGACATACTCATTTCGTACGTCTACAAACTCGCGTTCCAGGCAGGAACGGGTCAGGACTTCGGCCTGGCGGCGGCCATATCGATCCTCATCTTCTTCCTCGTGGGTGGTATCAGCTACGTCAATTTCAGGTTCTCTGGCGTCTTCGAAGAGGTGGGAAGATGA
- a CDS encoding sugar ABC transporter permease — translation MKLHVHVILIVLIVVILFPTVWVVTTSLRRDEAAFSRELFSSRLTLQNYIDLLFPEQNVPVLIKELQKLVSRVEPYDKLSLPQAQQKAAELLKKLRKYLGESNRRNELAKNAYKDIVKVFEEGADRVKQTTLSDLKRIEEVVVERRDELKIDEDELAFVLYEVLNRERFNSQLEKILRSTVENLTNIRIEDEESYSLALEALKQVYEKLGGSVLKELETLTTQLSSLTAEIDSMRRSLEPLERSFVEVQILLKGDVLAELRSLSIAIDALTRMKDSLARTTERSVFPVEDSAFLKSVKDVSSRFELLSAGLESFEDLSEVEKAARTLSKNLLALTEVEPEQKNLKVYGDMVRAYDEIRPRLERLCDDMENVLDRYRDYVLKIREANEFLVLKESQLQQLRRRVAELQQRKESIGTRLAEERTWLQLEIFKAELVMRISTVEAIKSLSRTDLQRYSVVLTWLRNFSNSYEQNDRVKESVRKVINGLKWIEDYRTFISRFENYSKNYDQTIEEFEHLLSDFEKIYNDLLSLSHSGVFVSSEHLSRLLDLVKLDFVNKVRADLAVVSRKSGDLMKLSLFPGTQKLYREVDKQLFRIDQIWKEKMKHYFSRWVLNSIIVSTIVALITTFVCATAAYPFSRMRFVGRRYGILSFLLIQMFPGVIFMIAIYNLLNFLGKFAPMLGIDTIGGLALAYLTNIAYNVYLIKGFYDLIPASLEEAAIVDGATKFQSFYMIVLPLARPILIVVFLLTFIGTFNEYVVARIVLQNVRNYTYALGLQSFSVGPYETEWGLFTAAALLGMLPMVILFLAMQRYLVSGLTRGAVKE, via the coding sequence ATGAAACTTCACGTGCACGTGATACTGATCGTTCTCATCGTCGTCATCCTTTTTCCGACTGTGTGGGTGGTGACAACGTCTTTAAGGAGGGACGAAGCTGCCTTCTCAAGGGAGCTGTTTTCGAGCAGACTCACGCTGCAGAATTACATCGATCTTCTCTTTCCAGAGCAGAACGTGCCGGTTCTCATAAAGGAACTTCAGAAGCTCGTTTCTCGGGTCGAGCCGTACGACAAACTGAGCTTGCCACAGGCTCAGCAAAAAGCTGCCGAACTGCTCAAAAAATTGAGAAAGTACCTCGGTGAATCCAACAGGAGGAACGAGCTCGCGAAGAATGCCTACAAAGATATCGTGAAGGTCTTCGAGGAAGGTGCCGATCGTGTGAAACAGACAACGTTGAGCGATTTGAAGCGGATCGAAGAAGTTGTTGTTGAAAGACGGGATGAGTTGAAGATCGATGAGGATGAACTCGCCTTCGTCCTGTACGAAGTGTTGAACAGGGAGAGATTCAATTCTCAGCTTGAAAAGATTCTGCGTTCCACAGTTGAAAATTTGACGAACATCAGGATCGAAGATGAAGAGTCCTACTCGCTCGCTTTGGAAGCTTTGAAACAGGTGTACGAGAAGCTTGGAGGATCAGTTCTGAAAGAGCTCGAAACGCTGACTACTCAGCTGTCCTCGCTCACAGCAGAGATAGATTCGATGAGAAGGTCTTTAGAACCTCTGGAAAGATCCTTCGTCGAAGTTCAGATCCTTCTGAAAGGGGACGTCTTGGCCGAGCTTCGGTCGCTCAGCATTGCGATAGATGCGCTGACGAGAATGAAAGATTCACTCGCACGGACGACTGAAAGAAGCGTTTTTCCAGTGGAAGATTCTGCTTTCCTGAAAAGCGTGAAAGATGTCAGCAGTCGTTTCGAGCTTCTCTCGGCGGGGCTGGAAAGTTTCGAAGATCTCTCAGAAGTTGAGAAGGCTGCCCGAACGCTCTCTAAGAACCTGCTCGCGCTCACCGAGGTGGAGCCAGAACAGAAGAATTTGAAAGTGTACGGGGACATGGTGAGGGCCTACGACGAGATCAGACCAAGGTTGGAGAGACTGTGTGACGATATGGAGAATGTGCTCGATCGTTACAGAGACTACGTTTTGAAGATCAGGGAAGCGAATGAATTTTTGGTGCTGAAGGAATCTCAGTTACAACAGTTGAGACGAAGGGTGGCTGAGCTCCAGCAAAGAAAAGAATCGATCGGAACCAGGCTCGCCGAGGAAAGGACTTGGTTACAGCTTGAGATTTTCAAAGCTGAGCTTGTCATGAGAATTTCCACAGTTGAAGCGATCAAATCTTTATCTAGGACGGATCTTCAGCGTTATTCAGTTGTGCTCACCTGGCTGAGAAACTTTTCAAACTCCTACGAACAAAACGACAGAGTCAAGGAAAGTGTGAGGAAGGTTATCAACGGCCTGAAGTGGATCGAAGACTACAGAACGTTCATTAGCAGGTTTGAGAACTATTCGAAGAACTACGACCAGACCATCGAAGAATTCGAGCACTTACTGAGCGACTTTGAAAAGATCTACAACGATCTGCTGTCACTCTCCCACAGTGGTGTTTTCGTGAGTTCGGAACATCTGTCAAGGCTGCTCGATCTGGTCAAACTCGACTTCGTGAACAAAGTCCGTGCGGATCTCGCCGTCGTCTCGCGCAAGAGTGGCGATTTGATGAAGCTTTCTCTCTTTCCAGGAACGCAGAAACTCTACCGCGAGGTAGACAAGCAGCTCTTCAGGATAGACCAGATCTGGAAAGAGAAAATGAAGCATTACTTTTCCCGCTGGGTGCTCAATTCCATCATCGTGTCAACCATCGTCGCCTTGATCACAACCTTCGTCTGTGCCACCGCGGCCTATCCTTTCAGCAGGATGCGCTTTGTGGGTAGAAGGTATGGTATTCTGAGTTTTCTTTTGATCCAGATGTTTCCCGGTGTGATATTCATGATCGCGATCTACAACCTGTTGAACTTTCTTGGAAAGTTCGCACCGATGCTCGGTATCGATACGATAGGCGGACTCGCTTTGGCCTATTTGACGAACATAGCCTACAACGTTTATCTGATCAAGGGATTTTACGATCTGATACCTGCCTCCTTAGAGGAGGCTGCGATAGTTGACGGTGCGACCAAATTCCAGAGCTTCTACATGATCGTGCTTCCACTCGCAAGGCCCATACTCATTGTGGTCTTTTTGTTGACGTTCATCGGTACGTTCAACGAGTACGTGGTCGCGAGGATCGTGCTCCAGAACGTTCGAAACTACACCTACGCACTGGGTTTGCAGTCCTTCTCGGTAGGACCGTACGAGACAGAGTGGGGACTGTTCACCGCCGCGGCCCTGCTCGGGATGTTGCCCATGGTGATACTGTTTTTGGCCATGCAGAGATACCTTGTGAGTGGCCTGACGAGGGGGGCGGTGAAGGAATGA